aaaaaaaaaaaaaaaaaaaaaaaaacctggctaaAATGCCATATTTTACATGATGCGTATTTTTTCACtgccacaaaggaaaaaaaatagaggaaaaacctTAAACGTACATCAacgcaaatgaaagaaaatgaggaaCACAATCGAGTCGCATTAGCCATATTGCGAGAGCTCTGCAACATCGTGTGGCTGGAGATGGCACAGACAGAACACTTCCATCATCACAGAATGTTCTACAGGGCAGCACTGGCTTGCCATCACTTCTCATTTCTGCCCAGGTTGTATTTCCTGGTGACActcctaggggcttccctcaaGGGCCTAGATTGCCTTTTGATTGAATCCCGATGTTCATGATATCAGGCAGGGTCCAGGCAGCAAGCAGGAGTCAGTCAGAATGGACAGTGCAGGAGAGTGGTAATAAAGGTGATATTTGCAAAGTGCGGCAGGGGCAGGCAACTGACATGGCGTGGTGCAGCACACAGGAGGGCAACAGTCAGGAGCCTTTAACATGCCTAGGCTGACAGTCCAGTTGGTGGAGCTGTCATCTTGGGTTGGGGGATATAGAGAGAGAAATGGGGAGAGAACACTCCCCGCCCCCCCGGGCCCCGGGGAGTTCtcatctctctttccttctgcctcctgctggtggcCCCCTCTGGCCGACTCTAGCAGAAGGCTGAGGGTCCAAGTGAATCAGCTTCTTGGGACACAGGGCAGGATGAAAAGTGGAAGGGCACTAGCCTCACTCAGCCTAATTCACCTCCCCCCaaccacccacccaccacccacaGGCCTCCATTAGCCCTTGGAAACGTCTGCCCCACTGACCACCATGTCCATCATCCCAAACTCTTCCCAGGAGATGTGGCCTCCACCAAACAAGACTCTCTGGTTGCCAGCAACAGAAACAACTCTAGCCTACTCAACCAAAAGATTTATTGAGAGGCTCTTGGGGAGTCTGCAGAATCGACAGGAAGAATGGAGGGTCATGGCTACCGCCTCATCACGGTGGGCTGCTCCTGTCCTACAAGACTCctcttgattatttatttatgactatgctggatcttcactgttGCACTTGTgttgtcactaagttgtatccaactctttgtgaccccatggactatagcctgccaggttcctctgtccacgggatttcccaggcaaggactcCTCTTGAATGCAGAGTGCAGGGAAAGAATGCCAGCTAACCAAAGCTGGaccccctgggtagggaagtggGGAGAACCTGTGGACAGGGCCCTAAGACTGCCTCCAatgggacagagctccatccccaAAAGAAAGGGGGATGGAAGCCAGCTGGTGACAAAATTAACAAATGTCCTCTTTGAGATGTGCCCTGTCCATTTCACAGGAGCAATACGGAGGCCCGGGAAAGGGCACTGACCCACCCGGGCCAGGCAGGTGGCAGGAGCCACTTTGCCAGAGTCACCCCTAGCTAGGAGTATGATGTGTGCTGGTTGCTTTCAGGTGGCAGCTGGTTCGCACCACTCAAGCCATGGGGAGTTCCTGGGGTCCCACATCTcaggaagggcctggtgggcaggAGTCATGGCCACACTCAAGTCTCCCCCCAGGAGGCAGACAGAAAGACCAATAGCAGTAAGCTCAGTCCAAGATGGCTTTATATACATGGTTTATTCCTTCTGACCCCGATGTTGCAACACCAGCCTCATTCACCCTCCCAGCATGGAGCTACCCACCGCCCCTTCTCTTGGGGGGACCTCCTCTCACGGGGCACTGTCtccagaggtggggtggggagaaaagggggAGCCTTAGCACAAAGTGGCTCCCCTGTGGCCTCAGCCCcccagagaggggagagaggaggaaggaggaaggcagcACAGAACTGGGGTTCAAATACTCAAGAAGCTACAGAATAGAAGACAAAATAACACACGGTCTGGGGAAGGGGGACAGGGAGGAACCAAGGTAGATCCTGCCCCCCAGCAGGGGCACAGCACCCCCAGGATCCAAGAGATGAGGGGCGGGGCTGGAGAGAGAAGaatttgggggagggaggagcccAAGGATGGTCCCACCTTGACCTGGACGGTAGGCACAGGGCAAGTGAGACCCCCGGGACCCCTGAACTTGGCAGTGGAGGCCTACAGCTTGGTCAGGTCCAGTTTCAGCTTGTAGGGCGGGGGGCTGTCTGCATAGGTGTGCGACGGGGGAGGGTACAGGGACCACTCTGGCTCCACCATATAACCCTTGTGCTGCTCCAGAGTCAGGGGCTGtaggggaaagaagagagagagagggccaTGAGTCCCCACCCTGGCAAGGCTCCTTCCCACCCCAAATCTCAGGTTGCCCCTACTAAGGGTGGGAGTCGTTCCTCTCATTTCATGAGAGTGAAGAAACTTGCCTAATGTCACATAGCAAGTCAGGGGTCCCTGTCTCCATGGGAAAGGGGTGGCCCCATCCAGATGTGGAACAGTTTTCTTCCCCTCTTTGCCCGTGGGCCCTGCCCACCTGGAACTTAAGGTGCTGGCCAGGCGCAGTCACCAGGGTGGAGCAGCTCAGCCACAGCATCACCAGCACGGACAGGAAGAGGCAGCAGGCCAGGATCCAACGAGGAAGCCCCGAGCGCCTGCCCCGCCCAGCAGGCATGTTCAGGGGCCGCGGTGGGACCAGACAGCCTCCTCCCTCAGGCCCCACCCCGCCACCATCCCCAGGGTTCTGCCACCCACCGGGACATGCAGCTGAGGAAGTCATTGTCCTGCAGCTCATCGGACTCCACCTTTGCCTTGCTGCTGGTCTTGACTCGAATCTTGGCCTTCCTTACCTTGTCCAAGGGGCCTACAGGGTCTGAGAGAACAAGTCACTTTCAGTAGCCTCCAGGTCTTAGCCAAGAGGTGACAGCAGCCATGGAGAGTGAACAGGGGGCCAGGACCTGAGGCAATGGGCCATGGGGTCTTGGAATAAATCAGAACCCTGAAAGATGGACCATGGAACCCAGGGAGATGGACCATGGAACCCAGAAAGATGGACCATAGAACTCAGGGAGATGGATCATGGAACTCAGGGAGGAAGACTACGGAACCCTGGGAGATGGGCCATGGAACACAGGGAGATGGACCATGGAACCCTGGGAGATGGACCATGGAACCCTGGGAGAGGGACCATGGAACCCAGGGAGATAGACCATGGAACCCTGGGAGATGGATCATGGAACTCAGGGAGGAAGACCACGGAACCCTGGGAGATGGACCATGGAACCCTGGAAGAGGGACcattgaactctgggagatggaccATGGAACTCAGGGAGAGGGACCATGGAACCCTCGGAAAGGGACCATGAAACCCTGGGAGAGGGACCATGGAACTCTGGGAGAGGGACTAcagaactcagggagatggtcCATGAAACTAAGGGAAGTGGACCATGGAACTCTGGGAGAGGGACCAGGGAACCCTGGGAGAGGGATAGAACTCAGGGAGATGGACTATGGAACCCTGGGAGAGGGACCATAGAACTCAGGCAGATGGACCATGGAACCCAGGGAGATGGATCAAGGAACCCCAGGAACTGAGGAAATGGAAATACCAATCCTCAAGGGTTCATTTGCCAGGAGAACCCCTTGTGACAGGGGAGCCACCTTTGGAAGGAACACCGGTCTAGGTTTGAACCTTACCAACATGCACCTCCAAAGCCTCAGGGTGGGATCCCCGCCAGGTCACCTCCACTCGCTGCAGACGGGCTCCCTCATGCCCCAGGCTCTCTACCACAGGCTGGGTCTGGGCCAGGAACAAGACAGCACAGAGAAGCCCTTTAGAAAGGCACCACCTTGACCCTAGCAGGCACCTCTCTGCGCCCCATGTAGGTTACGTTATCCCATGCCAAGCTGGTACCTAGTTCCACTGGGGACAGAGAGGACACAGCTGCAGGCTGTGATATCAGGGATAATGTTCCCTGCTATTGTGGGATCCTGATTTGTCTTGACCCCATCCTCCAACACCTAAGATAGGGACGTGATTCAGGACTAGCCAATAAAATCACAGGGACTGGCTAAGAGGTCATCACATGACTCAACCAGGGCCAAACAACTTAGTTAAAACCTGAGAGGTTGTAATCTAGAGCCGTAGGCATCCACCTTGCTGTGAGGAGGGACATGTTTGACTGAGAATGAAGCTGCTGAAGAGGACAGCAGAACCCAGGGGTGGAGAGAGACACAGAACCCCTGGATCCAGCTGTGCTTGAAGCTCACTGACCTGTAGACTGCACATCCCATGAGCCAAGagccaattcatcccacctccttACCCTGACCACCCAGCCACTTCTCTGGTGTGGCCCCTGCCAGAGCCCTCACCTGGAACACCACCACCTTCCCATTGTCAGTCTGCAGGTAGTATGTCCAGGTGGAGGAGACGAAGCCCTGGGCCGAGTTGACAAGGTCATTGCAGAGGGTGGAAAACAAGTCCAGGAGCGAGAGGGCCCCACTCGGAGCTTCCAGGACCTTTCTCTGCCAAGGGGAGGCCCAAGGCACAGAAATGTCACCAGTGTAGGGTGTTAAGTGGGAGGGGAGCTGGGAAAATTCACTGTGATCAAAATTCACTAAGCGGTTTGGGGCAACAGGGCTACATACTATGAACAGAGATCTCAGCACTGCATTGTCTGACTGACTGTGTGCCCTTGGGAAAGTGGATTGCCCTCTCTGAGTCCTACAATGGGAAATGATTCTCTTCCCTCAGGGATCTGCTATGAAATTTCAATTAAACAATagcacaagggcttccctgatagctcagttggtaaggaatccgcctgcaatgcaggagaccctggttcagttcctgagtcgggaagatctgctggagaagggataggctatccactccagtattcctgggcttcccttgtgtctcagctggtaaagaatctgcctgcaatacaggagacctggg
The nucleotide sequence above comes from Bos indicus isolate NIAB-ARS_2022 breed Sahiwal x Tharparkar chromosome 7, NIAB-ARS_B.indTharparkar_mat_pri_1.0, whole genome shotgun sequence. Encoded proteins:
- the TMEM59L gene encoding transmembrane protein 59-like isoform X1; this encodes MDSVALMPLLLLLLLQPPPATPAPPVRDPFALQLGDTQNCQLRCRDRYPKPQLAQEELGEDPIQSRRAKAYDRAVLTSACERGCRLFSICRFVARSSKPNATQAECEAACVEAYVKETEQQACSEGCWSQNPEPEPEPELEQKRKVLEAPSGALSLLDLFSTLCNDLVNSAQGFVSSTWTYYLQTDNGKVVVFQTQPVVESLGHEGARLQRVEVTWRGSHPEALEVHVDPVGPLDKVRKAKIRVKTSSKAKVESDELQDNDFLSCMSRRSGLPRWILACCLFLSVLVMLWLSCSTLVTAPGQHLKFQPLTLEQHKGYMVEPEWSLYPPPSHTYADSPPPYKLKLDLTKL
- the TMEM59L gene encoding transmembrane protein 59-like isoform X2, translated to MDSVALMPLLLLLLLQPPPATPAPPVRDPFALQLGDTQNCQLRCRDRYPKPQLAQEELGEDPIQSRRAKAYDRAVLTSACERGCRLFSICRFVARSSKPNATQAECEAACVEAYVKETEQQACSEGCWSQNPEPEPEPELEQKTQPVVESLGHEGARLQRVEVTWRGSHPEALEVHVDPVGPLDKVRKAKIRVKTSSKAKVESDELQDNDFLSCMSRRSGLPRWILACCLFLSVLVMLWLSCSTLVTAPGQHLKFQPLTLEQHKGYMVEPEWSLYPPPSHTYADSPPPYKLKLDLTKL